The proteins below are encoded in one region of Paenibacillus albus:
- a CDS encoding ABC transporter substrate-binding protein has product MSKQKKLVASSVALMLMGSMVLSGCGSNNSGNSSNGASSNSSSNNANASTTNASNTATNEKPVEISMYIANSPVKDMDRVMDAANKIIKEKINATLKLVVTDWSTYPQKLNLMISSGEPFDIAFTGSWGDLNYFQNSSKGAFADITDLLDKYAPTTKSRVPDAVWNGVKVNGKIYGAVNYQVWGMAGARGIQLRKDLVDKYNFDWKSVKKWDDLTPFFAEVKKGDPGVIPMEAGQLFSGQPVYYNMDAVGDNAVPGWVNYGDTDIKVFNQYETPEFKAYLKTMRDWYKNGFVRKDAATLKDSTPDRKAGKEAGIYAQNYPDNIDMPELEGTNPMSMSAPSVPAYIKRFTEPFISSNTPSTAVLAIGANSEHKEKAMQLIELLNTDDELFHLIAFGQPDVDYKKIGDKQFELIPDKYNFNYSEWEIGQSYGRMLWDKSTDLVKNDKMLGMIYAADKTAMVSPIMGFVFDTTSVKTQIANVNSVTAELLKGLEVGAIDPDKYLDTFLKKLKDAGADDIIAEKQKQIDAWKAANGK; this is encoded by the coding sequence ATGTCTAAACAGAAGAAACTCGTTGCTTCATCAGTTGCACTCATGCTAATGGGATCTATGGTGCTCTCAGGCTGCGGAAGCAATAATTCAGGTAATTCTTCCAATGGAGCATCCTCAAATTCTTCAAGCAACAATGCGAATGCATCGACAACGAACGCATCGAACACAGCAACAAATGAAAAGCCAGTTGAAATTTCGATGTATATTGCGAACTCTCCAGTTAAGGACATGGACCGTGTCATGGATGCGGCGAACAAAATCATTAAAGAAAAAATCAATGCAACGCTTAAGCTTGTCGTTACGGACTGGAGCACATACCCACAGAAGCTGAACCTGATGATCTCCTCCGGTGAGCCATTCGATATCGCATTCACGGGAAGCTGGGGCGACTTGAACTATTTCCAGAACTCGTCTAAAGGAGCATTCGCCGATATTACCGATCTTCTCGACAAATATGCACCAACGACGAAGTCTCGCGTACCTGATGCGGTCTGGAACGGTGTTAAGGTCAATGGCAAAATTTATGGCGCTGTCAACTATCAAGTATGGGGGATGGCGGGAGCCAGAGGTATCCAGCTTCGCAAAGATCTCGTAGATAAATACAATTTCGATTGGAAATCGGTTAAGAAGTGGGATGATCTGACTCCATTCTTCGCTGAAGTCAAGAAGGGTGATCCAGGCGTCATTCCGATGGAAGCTGGCCAATTGTTCTCGGGCCAACCGGTATACTACAATATGGACGCTGTAGGCGATAATGCTGTTCCAGGCTGGGTCAATTACGGTGACACCGATATTAAAGTATTCAACCAGTACGAGACGCCTGAGTTCAAAGCGTACTTGAAGACAATGCGCGACTGGTATAAGAACGGTTTCGTTCGTAAAGATGCGGCAACGTTGAAGGATAGTACACCAGACCGCAAAGCCGGCAAGGAAGCGGGTATTTATGCCCAGAACTATCCGGATAATATTGATATGCCTGAACTTGAAGGCACGAACCCAATGTCCATGTCAGCCCCTAGCGTTCCAGCGTATATCAAGCGATTTACCGAGCCGTTCATTTCGTCGAATACGCCTTCAACGGCTGTGCTTGCAATCGGCGCGAACTCTGAGCATAAAGAGAAAGCAATGCAGCTGATTGAACTGCTGAATACGGATGATGAGTTGTTCCATCTGATCGCATTCGGCCAACCGGATGTGGACTATAAGAAGATCGGCGACAAACAATTCGAACTCATTCCGGATAAGTATAACTTCAACTATTCCGAGTGGGAAATCGGTCAATCATACGGCAGAATGCTGTGGGACAAAAGCACGGATCTAGTTAAAAATGACAAGATGCTTGGCATGATCTACGCAGCCGACAAGACAGCAATGGTATCTCCGATTATGGGCTTCGTATTTGATACAACGTCTGTTAAGACGCAGATCGCCAATGTCAACTCGGTTACTGCCGAGTTACTGAAGGGGCTTGAAGTAGGGGCCATCGATCCGGATAAATATCTGGACACGTTCTTGAAGAAGCTGAAGGATGCGGGCGCTGACGATATCATCGCCGAGAAGCAGAAGCAGATCGACGCTTGGAAAGCAGCGAACGGCAAGTAA